A window of the Cicer arietinum cultivar CDC Frontier isolate Library 1 chromosome 6, Cicar.CDCFrontier_v2.0, whole genome shotgun sequence genome harbors these coding sequences:
- the LOC101501942 gene encoding uncharacterized protein: MATSSTLETCLNAQAPEFFPNKLNKLQPPHNYHYAPFPRQPHFYFYPTNTKHAFHPSSFYFHFHPNHTFPFSQSQHKLSPFHHSAALEKQELKKDVVVERRRSDHGLRFHGYECGRKGLKNVAEKDKKFDHRLRKNHHYGRNVGDTYFRAFHDHHKNNRNFPVVPVRPDGNQTTVMIKNIPSKYTRDMLVMYLENHCMVENAKEEENGEENTFAFDFVYLPIDFRSGLNKGYAFVNFTKATAAWKFLLTASDRKWELFLSRKIRQVVAARLQGKEKLESHFESMNFPCSSDDVLPVSFSPPRDGVTKGNQKTMGKLLFKPTTTHSNYY, translated from the exons ATGGCTACTTCCTCCACACTTGAAACTTGTTTAAACGCTCAAGCTCCTGAGTTCTTCCCtaacaaactcaacaaacttcAACCTCCTCATAACTACCACTACGCTCCTTTTCCTCGACAACCTCATTTTTACTTTTACCCCACCAACACTAAACATGCTTTTCATCCATCTTCTTTTTACTTCCACTTTCACCCTAACCACACTTTTCCTTTCTCACAATCACAACATAAACTCTCTCCTTTTCACCACTCTGCTGCTTTGGAAAAACAAGAGCTGAAAAAGGATGTGGTTGTGGAACGTCGTCGTTCTGATCATGGGTTGAGATTCCATGGTTATGAGTGTGGGAGGAAGGGATTGAAAAATGTTGCTGAAAAGGATAAGAAATTTGATCATCGTTTGAGAAAGAATCACCATTATGGAAGAAATGTTGGTGACACTTACTTTAGGGCTTTTCATGATCATCATAAGAATAATCGAAATTTTCCTGTGGTCCCCGTGCGTCCTGATGGAAATCAAACAACTGTTATGATCAAAAACATTCCTAGCAAGTATac TCGAGATATGTTGGTGATGTACTTGGAGAATCATTGCATGGTGGAAAATGCTAAAGAGGAAGAGAATGGAGAAGAAAACACGTTTGcctttgatttcgtttatttgcCAATAGATTTCAG AAGCGGGTTGAATAAGGGATATGCGTTTGTGAATTTTACAAAGGCAACGGCAGCATGGAAATTTCTGTTGACAGCATCGGATAGGAAATGGGAGTTGTTTCTTTCCCGCAAAATACGTCAAGTTGTTGCCGCACGCTTACAG GGTAAGGAGAAACTGGAGAGTCATTTTGAGAGCATGAATTTTCCTTGTTCATCTGACGATGTTTTGCCAGTTTCTTTCAGTCCACCTCGGGATGGTGTAACCAAAGGAAATCAAAAGACAATGGGGAAACTTCTTTTCAAGCCAACTACTACACACTCtaactattattag
- the LOC101493458 gene encoding uncharacterized protein, whose translation MTASSSSCHLRLLLRSQPPSPSPSSSSSFISFLKPFFLPSSNAVSSRLPQLHLRKTLFPSLLSTPSSSSRAFSYTPPLASLINVSSSVSIDEDAFEETNDDEFETETERDSFEDTQVEEVDSTSSPLVKKREERLNLKGPILSVKERKELASYAHSLGKKLNIQLVGKSGVTPNVVTAFNDNLEANELLKIKIHGSCPGEFDDIVKQLEEATGSVTVGQIGRTMILYRPSLSKLKVEEKKKQVRKLFLEKQHKRRLINRSKEQEQVPKSSRRGSSWKVRGSRS comes from the exons ATGACGGCATCATCATCCTCCTGTCACCTCCGTCTCCTTCTTCGTTCACAACCGCCGTCACCGTCACcgtcttcttcttcctctttcattTCCTTTCTCAAAcctttttttcttccttcttccAATGCTGTATCTTCACGTCTTCCACAACTTCACCTTCGAAAAACCCTTTTCCCCTCTCTCTTATCCACACCCTCCTCTTCTTCCCGCGCCTTTTCCTACACCCCTCCCCTCGCCTCATTAATTAACGTTTCATCTTCAGTATCGATAGACGAAGACGCATTTGAAGAAACAAATGACGATGAATTTGAAACTGAAACTGAAAGAGACAGTTTTGAAGATACTCAAGTGGAAGAGGTGGATTCGACTTCATCGCCGTTGGTTAAAAAGAGAGAAGAGAGATTGAATTTGAAGGGGCCGATTTTAAGTGTGAAGGAAAGGAAAGAACTTGCATCTTATGCACATAGTTTGGGGAAAAAGCTTAATATTCAATTGGTGGGTAAATCTGGTGTTACTCCTAATGTTGTTACTGCTTTCAATGACAACCTTGAAGCTAATGAACTTCTTAAG ATTAAAATACATGGAAGTTGTCCCGGTGAGTTTGATGATATTGTGAAGCAGTTGGAAGAAGCAACTGGTTCAGTGACTGTTGGTCAGATTGGTCGAACCATGATTTTATACAGGCCTAGTCTCTCCAAATTAAAGGTAgaagaaaagaagaaacaaGTTCGGAAACTTTTTCTGGAAAAACAACATAAACGAAGACTAATAAACAGG AGTAAGGAACAAGAACAAGTACCTAAATCATCACGGCGAGGTTCGTCATGGAAAGTAAGAGGCAGTAGGTCATAA